A portion of the Juglans microcarpa x Juglans regia isolate MS1-56 chromosome 1D, Jm3101_v1.0, whole genome shotgun sequence genome contains these proteins:
- the LOC121264078 gene encoding synaptotagmin-3 isoform X1, with protein MSAGIPNLGENSSQLFLSCSENVYFLAVLLGFYLFFYLHPISLRSSLDFREMGFLSTFLGIIGFGLGIPIGLLVGFFLFIYSEAKDVEDPVTRPLYELDSSALEDILPEIPFWVKNPDYDRVDWLNKFISDMWPYLDKAICSTIRTTAQPIFAEYIGKYHIKAIEFKNLSLGTLPPAIYGLKVYETNEKELVMEPAVRWAGNPNIVLGLKVLSLEITVQLVDLQIFTLPRIALKPLVPTFPCFSSIVLSLMEKPHLDFGINVLGGDVMSIPGLYRYVQETIKKQIARLYLWPQTLEIPVLDASTAAIKKPVGILHVNVVRALKLLKKDILGTSDPYVKLSLSGERLPAKKTTVKKNNLNPEWNEKFKLIVKEPDTQVLQLEVYDWDKVGGHDRLGMQLVPLKLLTPYEAKEFKLDLLKHTNISNPQNQKKRGQIQVEMNFVPFREDSAKFSGPLNGYGRKESRFSRAPDDEVEAGAGLLSVTVQGAEDVEGERHNNPYALVLFRGEQKKTKMIKRTRDPIWDEEFQFMLEEPPLHQKIHIEVKSKRTGISFRSKESLGHVEINLTDVVHNGRINEKYHLINSKNGVIHVEIRWKTV; from the exons ATGTCAGCTGGGATACCGAACTTGGGAGAAAACAGCTCGCAGTTGTTTCTGAGTTGTTCAGAAAACGTCTATTTTTTGGCGGTTTTATTGGGATTTTATTT ATTTTTCTACCTACATCCTATCAGTCTCCGTAGTTCCTTGGATTTTCGGGAAATGGGGTTTCTCAGCACTTTCTTGGGAATTATTGGTTTCGGTCTTGGGATTCCTATTGGGCTCTTGGTGGggttcttcctcttcatctaCTCTGAAGCCAAAGATGTGGAG GATCCAGTTACCAGGCCACTCTATGAGTTAGATTCAAGTGCTTTAGAAGATATTCTTCCTGAAATTCCATTCTGGGTGAAGAACCCTGATTATGATCGA GTAGACTGGTTAAACAAATTTATCTCTGATATGTGGCCTTACCTTGATAAG GCAATTTGCAGTACGATTAGAACCACAGCACAACCTATATTTGCAGAGTACATTGGGAAATATCATATTAAAGCAATTGAGTTTAAGAATCTTAGTCTTGGAACTCTTCCTCCTGCAATATATG GTCTTAAAGTCTACGAGACTAATGAGAAGGAACTGGTCATGGAACCGGCAGTCAGATGGGCTGGCAATCCCAATATAGTTTTGGGATTGAAAGTATTGTCTCTAGAAATAACAGTTCAG TTGGTGGATTTACAGATATTTACTTTACCACGGATAGCTTTGAAGCCTCTTGTGCCTACCTTTCCATGTTTTTCAAGCATTGTGTTATCTTTGATGGAGAAA CCGCatttagattttggaataaatGTATTGGGAGGTGACGTTATGTCTATACCCGGCCTCTACAGATATGTTCAG GAGACTATTAAGAAACAAATTGCAAGACTCTACCTCTGGCCCCAAACACTTGAAATTCCTGTTCTTGATGCTTCAAC AGCGGCCATAAAAAAGCCTGTGGGGATTTTACATGTGAACGTTGTTCGAGCtcttaaacttttgaaaaaggACATCTTGGGGACGTCTGATCCTTATGTTAAGCTCAGCCTTAGTGGAGAGAGGCTCCCTGCAAAGAAAACCACCGTCAAGAAGAACAACTTGAATCCTGAGTGGAATGAGAAGTTCAAGCTTATTGTGAAGGAACCTGATACTCAAGTTCTTCAATTAGAAGTGTATGACTGGGACAAG GTTGGTGGACATGACAGGCTGGGAATGCAGCTAGTTCCACTGAAACTGCTTACACCCTATGAGGCAAAAGAATTTAAGCTTGATTTGCTCAAGCACACAAACATTAGTAATCCTCAAAACCAGAAAAAGAGAGGGCAAATTCAGGTGGAGATGAATTTTGTTCCTTTTAGGGAAGACAGTGCTAAGTTTAGTGGGCCACTGAATGGATATGGAAGAAAGGAAAGCAGATTTAGTAGAGCCCCTGATGATGAGGTGGAGGCTGGAGCAGGTTTACTTTCGGTAACTGTCCAAGGAGCAGAGGATGTAGAGGGGGAGCGCCACAATAATCCTTATGCCTTGGTTCTCTTTAGAggagaacaaaagaaaacaaag ATGATAAAAAGGACTCGTGATCCTATTTGGGATGAAGAATTCCAGTTTATGCTCGAGGAGCCTCCTTTACACCAGAAGATTCATATCGAGGTGAAGAGCAAGCGAACGGGCATTAGTTTTCGATCAAAG GAATCATTAGGACATGTGGAGATTAACCTTACTGATGTTGTCCACAACGGCCGAATCAATGAGAAATACCATCTGATCAACTCGAAGAATGGAGTGATACATGTTGAGATACGGTGGAAGACAGTTTGA
- the LOC121264078 gene encoding synaptotagmin-3 isoform X2 codes for MGFLSTFLGIIGFGLGIPIGLLVGFFLFIYSEAKDVEDPVTRPLYELDSSALEDILPEIPFWVKNPDYDRVDWLNKFISDMWPYLDKAICSTIRTTAQPIFAEYIGKYHIKAIEFKNLSLGTLPPAIYGLKVYETNEKELVMEPAVRWAGNPNIVLGLKVLSLEITVQLVDLQIFTLPRIALKPLVPTFPCFSSIVLSLMEKPHLDFGINVLGGDVMSIPGLYRYVQETIKKQIARLYLWPQTLEIPVLDASTAAIKKPVGILHVNVVRALKLLKKDILGTSDPYVKLSLSGERLPAKKTTVKKNNLNPEWNEKFKLIVKEPDTQVLQLEVYDWDKVGGHDRLGMQLVPLKLLTPYEAKEFKLDLLKHTNISNPQNQKKRGQIQVEMNFVPFREDSAKFSGPLNGYGRKESRFSRAPDDEVEAGAGLLSVTVQGAEDVEGERHNNPYALVLFRGEQKKTKMIKRTRDPIWDEEFQFMLEEPPLHQKIHIEVKSKRTGISFRSKESLGHVEINLTDVVHNGRINEKYHLINSKNGVIHVEIRWKTV; via the exons ATGGGGTTTCTCAGCACTTTCTTGGGAATTATTGGTTTCGGTCTTGGGATTCCTATTGGGCTCTTGGTGGggttcttcctcttcatctaCTCTGAAGCCAAAGATGTGGAG GATCCAGTTACCAGGCCACTCTATGAGTTAGATTCAAGTGCTTTAGAAGATATTCTTCCTGAAATTCCATTCTGGGTGAAGAACCCTGATTATGATCGA GTAGACTGGTTAAACAAATTTATCTCTGATATGTGGCCTTACCTTGATAAG GCAATTTGCAGTACGATTAGAACCACAGCACAACCTATATTTGCAGAGTACATTGGGAAATATCATATTAAAGCAATTGAGTTTAAGAATCTTAGTCTTGGAACTCTTCCTCCTGCAATATATG GTCTTAAAGTCTACGAGACTAATGAGAAGGAACTGGTCATGGAACCGGCAGTCAGATGGGCTGGCAATCCCAATATAGTTTTGGGATTGAAAGTATTGTCTCTAGAAATAACAGTTCAG TTGGTGGATTTACAGATATTTACTTTACCACGGATAGCTTTGAAGCCTCTTGTGCCTACCTTTCCATGTTTTTCAAGCATTGTGTTATCTTTGATGGAGAAA CCGCatttagattttggaataaatGTATTGGGAGGTGACGTTATGTCTATACCCGGCCTCTACAGATATGTTCAG GAGACTATTAAGAAACAAATTGCAAGACTCTACCTCTGGCCCCAAACACTTGAAATTCCTGTTCTTGATGCTTCAAC AGCGGCCATAAAAAAGCCTGTGGGGATTTTACATGTGAACGTTGTTCGAGCtcttaaacttttgaaaaaggACATCTTGGGGACGTCTGATCCTTATGTTAAGCTCAGCCTTAGTGGAGAGAGGCTCCCTGCAAAGAAAACCACCGTCAAGAAGAACAACTTGAATCCTGAGTGGAATGAGAAGTTCAAGCTTATTGTGAAGGAACCTGATACTCAAGTTCTTCAATTAGAAGTGTATGACTGGGACAAG GTTGGTGGACATGACAGGCTGGGAATGCAGCTAGTTCCACTGAAACTGCTTACACCCTATGAGGCAAAAGAATTTAAGCTTGATTTGCTCAAGCACACAAACATTAGTAATCCTCAAAACCAGAAAAAGAGAGGGCAAATTCAGGTGGAGATGAATTTTGTTCCTTTTAGGGAAGACAGTGCTAAGTTTAGTGGGCCACTGAATGGATATGGAAGAAAGGAAAGCAGATTTAGTAGAGCCCCTGATGATGAGGTGGAGGCTGGAGCAGGTTTACTTTCGGTAACTGTCCAAGGAGCAGAGGATGTAGAGGGGGAGCGCCACAATAATCCTTATGCCTTGGTTCTCTTTAGAggagaacaaaagaaaacaaag ATGATAAAAAGGACTCGTGATCCTATTTGGGATGAAGAATTCCAGTTTATGCTCGAGGAGCCTCCTTTACACCAGAAGATTCATATCGAGGTGAAGAGCAAGCGAACGGGCATTAGTTTTCGATCAAAG GAATCATTAGGACATGTGGAGATTAACCTTACTGATGTTGTCCACAACGGCCGAATCAATGAGAAATACCATCTGATCAACTCGAAGAATGGAGTGATACATGTTGAGATACGGTGGAAGACAGTTTGA